In bacterium BMS3Abin08, the following are encoded in one genomic region:
- the pyrE gene encoding orotate phosphoribosyltransferase, producing the protein MNLWDRLIELVRERAFKYSEEPSFRLSSGNVSRYYFNLKQVNYTPEGLYITGRLVYEEIQERGLRPRAVGGLTLGADPIAMAVARHSFDTKNPIDAFVIRKEPKGHGMGRQVEGNLRSGDPVVVLEDVVTTGGSTIKAIDAAEGFGLEILGVIALLDRCEEGGRENIERRGYPFHSILTINDIIKA; encoded by the coding sequence ATGAACCTCTGGGACCGTCTTATTGAACTTGTTAGGGAAAGGGCCTTCAAGTACAGTGAGGAGCCTTCATTCAGACTTTCCTCCGGGAATGTAAGCAGATATTACTTCAACCTCAAACAGGTAAACTATACCCCCGAGGGCCTCTATATCACGGGAAGACTCGTATATGAGGAGATACAGGAGAGGGGCCTCAGGCCCAGGGCCGTCGGAGGACTGACCCTCGGGGCAGATCCCATAGCAATGGCAGTGGCGAGACATTCCTTTGATACGAAAAACCCTATAGATGCCTTTGTAATCAGAAAGGAGCCCAAGGGACACGGTATGGGCAGGCAGGTTGAAGGCAATCTCAGGAGCGGCGACCCCGTGGTGGTCCTCGAGGATGTTGTAACAACCGGGGGATCGACAATAAAGGCAATCGATGCGGCTGAGGGATTCGGCCTCGAGATACTCGGGGTAATAGCATTGCTTGACAGGTGTGAAGAGGGGGGAAGGGAAAATATCGAAAGGAGAGGGTATCCCTTTCATTCAATCCTTACGATTAATGATATAATTAAAGCTTAA
- a CDS encoding UDP-glucose 4-epimerase: MKILLTGGAGFIGSNVVDGYIEAGHEVVIIDNLFTGRTENINHAARFYLLDVRSEEVEKVFAIERPDIVNHHAAQMSVPASVEDPFFDADTNIMGLLNLLENSVRFGVKKFIFISTGGAVYGEKDNIPTPETEAPEPLSPYAITKLSSEYYLKFYRNHYDLDYTVLRYANIYGPRQVPHGEAGVVAIFMKQLRDSVVPKIYNYPEAPDGMTRDYCYVGDAAKANILALSSGQGETINIGTSLETTTGALYREILEIMRSHGLADDRKFDSPLRGTARPGDLRRSALDISKAAAVLGWSPEYDLKRGLQETIKHEIIEPGNHEIK, encoded by the coding sequence ATGAAAATCCTTCTTACCGGTGGTGCGGGCTTTATTGGATCCAACGTAGTTGATGGCTATATTGAGGCGGGACATGAGGTTGTAATCATTGACAACCTTTTTACCGGACGGACTGAAAACATCAATCACGCTGCAAGGTTCTACCTCCTTGATGTACGATCTGAGGAGGTCGAGAAGGTATTTGCCATTGAAAGGCCGGACATTGTAAACCATCATGCCGCCCAGATGTCCGTCCCTGCTTCCGTCGAGGACCCCTTCTTTGATGCAGATACCAACATAATGGGCCTGCTGAACCTCCTGGAGAACTCTGTTCGTTTCGGGGTGAAGAAGTTTATCTTCATATCGACCGGAGGGGCGGTGTATGGTGAGAAGGACAATATACCGACACCTGAAACAGAAGCACCGGAACCCCTTTCACCGTATGCCATAACCAAACTCTCTTCCGAATACTACCTGAAGTTCTACAGGAATCATTATGATCTCGATTACACGGTGTTACGGTATGCCAATATTTACGGGCCCAGACAGGTCCCCCATGGTGAGGCGGGAGTTGTAGCCATCTTCATGAAACAGCTCCGTGATTCAGTTGTCCCCAAAATCTATAACTACCCTGAAGCCCCCGACGGCATGACAAGGGATTACTGTTATGTGGGTGACGCGGCAAAGGCCAATATCCTTGCACTTTCAAGTGGGCAGGGAGAAACAATAAACATCGGCACCTCCCTGGAGACGACCACAGGGGCACTCTACCGCGAAATACTGGAAATCATGAGAAGCCACGGCCTCGCCGATGACAGGAAATTCGATTCCCCCCTCAGGGGAACTGCAAGACCGGGGGACCTGCGGAGAAGCGCCCTCGATATCAGCAAGGCGGCAGCAGTACTCGGATGGTCACCGGAATATGACCTCAAACGGGGTCTTCAGGAGACAATTAAACATGAAATCATCGAACCCGGCAATCACGAAATAAAATGA
- the queC gene encoding 7-cyano-7-deazaguanine synthase yields the protein MTETGKKKAVILLSGGIDSSTTLAIALSEGFQCYALTFDYSQRHGRELESAGRVAESTGADKHLVISFDLREIGGSALTSPDISVPREKSPGAIPVTYVPARNTIFLSFALGWAEVLGASDIFIGANSVDYSGYPDCRPEYLRAFEEMANLATRASVEGELGFRIRAPLLYLTKGEIIRKGRELGLDYGLTWSCYDPTPEGRPCLVCDSCRYRNKGFQEAGLPDPLLSQQPG from the coding sequence TTGACGGAAACAGGTAAAAAAAAGGCCGTTATACTTCTCAGTGGCGGCATAGACTCCTCCACAACCCTTGCAATAGCCTTATCCGAGGGCTTTCAGTGTTACGCCCTGACATTCGATTACTCACAGAGGCACGGAAGGGAACTTGAATCAGCCGGGAGGGTGGCTGAATCCACCGGAGCGGATAAACACCTCGTTATCAGTTTTGATCTGCGGGAGATTGGAGGCTCTGCCCTTACCAGCCCGGACATATCCGTACCGAGGGAGAAATCCCCGGGGGCTATCCCCGTAACCTATGTACCTGCCAGAAATACGATCTTCTTATCCTTCGCCCTCGGCTGGGCCGAGGTGCTTGGGGCTTCGGATATCTTTATTGGAGCAAACTCCGTTGATTACAGCGGATATCCGGACTGCAGGCCGGAATACCTGAGGGCCTTTGAAGAGATGGCAAATCTTGCGACAAGGGCCTCTGTGGAAGGAGAGCTCGGGTTCAGGATCAGGGCGCCTCTGCTTTACCTCACAAAGGGTGAGATCATCCGTAAGGGCAGGGAACTGGGGCTTGATTACGGACTCACCTGGAGCTGCTATGACCCGACCCCCGAAGGCAGGCCCTGCCTTGTCTGTGACAGTTGCCGTTACAGGAACAAGGGCTTTCAGGAAGCCGGACTACCTGACCCGCTGCTTTCACAGCAGCCTGGGTAG